The Comamonas piscis region TACCAACGGCGTGCGCATATCGTCAGCATGGCGCGGGAGCGGGTGGTGGCGACGGGCGCCGATGGCTCATTGACGGTGGAGGACCTGTGCCAGGCGCTGGCAGTGAGCCGCCGGGCCTTGCAGTACTCGTTCCAGGAGGTGCTGGGCATCTCGCCGCAAAGCTATCTGCGCGCCGTGCGCCTCAATGGGGCACGCCGCGCCATCAAGCAGGGCAGCAGCGTCTCGGACGCTGCGCTGGCCTGGGGCTTTTGGCACTTTGGCCGCTTTGCGCAGGAGTACAAGGCGCTGTTTGCCGAGCTGCCCTCGCTGACCTGCAAGCGCTACCGCTGAGCGGCCCGCGCCGCGTATCAGTCGGGCGCGTCGGCCGCCAGCTCCGGCAGGCCGCGCAATGCGGCATACACGGGGGTGAAGTCGCCCTCGGTCATGTCAAACAGCTGCTGGAAATCGTCGATGACGAAGTAGGTCTGCTGGTAGCTGTCGATCTTGTAGCGGGTGCGCATGGTGCGCTCCAGCGACAGCGGCAGGCGCTGGGGCAGCGGGCTGGTTACCGCATGCTGCAGCTCACCCGATGAGCTCAGGATACCGGCGCCATAGGCGCGGATCTCGCCTTGCTCGCGGATCAGGCCAAACTCGATCGTGTACCAGTACAGGCGGCTGAGCATCTCGCAGGCGCCCAGGCGCTCGGCCTTGAGTCCGCCCTGGCCATAGCGCTGTACATAGTCGGCAATCACCGGGTTGAAGAGCAGCGGCACATGGCCAAACAGGTCGTGGAAGATATCGGGCTCGACCACATAGTCGAACTCTTCTGGCTTGCGGATCCAGTCGGTGACCGGGAATTGCCGGTTGGCCAGCAGGCTGAAAAAAGGCACCTCCGGGATCAGGCCCGGCACGGCCACAATCTCCCAGCCCGTCGCCAGGCGCAGGCGCTGGTTGATGTCTTCAAAGCGGGGGATGCGGTCTTCCACGCCCAGCGAGGGCAGCGCATCGATAAAGGCCTGGCTCGCCAGCCCCGGCAGCAAGGCCTTTTGGCGCGCATACAGGCGCCGGTAGGTGTCGTGGTCGGCCTCGGTGTAGGCGGCGTAGTCTTGCGCGCAGGTGTAGTCATCCTGCGCGCGGCTGTAGTCGCCACGGGGTGGGCGGTCGGATTGTCCATAAACCACGGGTGCTTGTCCCATGCTGTGCTCCTTACGTTTTTATAGAGACCAGCCGGGCACCCGCAGTTATGGCTGCAGGCGCTCAGTTGGTCTTGATCTTGATCGTGTTGATCAGAAACTGAAACTTGCGACCTTCCTGCGAGACAAAGTGCGACAGCTCCTTGAGGCGCATGTCTTCAGGCGCAATGCCCATCTTCAGGTACTCGGCCTTGAAGCGCGGGTCGGTCAGCGCGCCCTGGAAGGCGAAGGCGTACTTTTGCGCTTCCTGGTCGGGCAGGCTGG contains the following coding sequences:
- the phhA gene encoding phenylalanine 4-monooxygenase, producing MGQAPVVYGQSDRPPRGDYSRAQDDYTCAQDYAAYTEADHDTYRRLYARQKALLPGLASQAFIDALPSLGVEDRIPRFEDINQRLRLATGWEIVAVPGLIPEVPFFSLLANRQFPVTDWIRKPEEFDYVVEPDIFHDLFGHVPLLFNPVIADYVQRYGQGGLKAERLGACEMLSRLYWYTIEFGLIREQGEIRAYGAGILSSSGELQHAVTSPLPQRLPLSLERTMRTRYKIDSYQQTYFVIDDFQQLFDMTEGDFTPVYAALRGLPELAADAPD